A DNA window from Jaculus jaculus isolate mJacJac1 chromosome 1, mJacJac1.mat.Y.cur, whole genome shotgun sequence contains the following coding sequences:
- the LOC101596358 gene encoding olfactory receptor 5W2-like, with protein sequence MDKGNCSVTEFLLLGITNDPDIKVVLFIVFLGVYLTILLTNIGMIILIRMDRQLHTPMYFFLSQLSFSDLCYSTAVGPKMLVDLLARNNSIPFAGCALQLLIVCVFIDIECMLLAVMAFDRYQAISNPLLYTVKMSTRVCSQFSLGIFLVATIDGLIHTTLAFCLCFCGSNEIHHFFCDLPPLLLLSCSDTQVNELVLFTLYGFIELSTISGVLFSYCYIISSVLKIRSAGGQYKAFSTCASHLTAVVIFQGTILFMYFRPSSAYSLDQDKMTSLFYLLIIPMMNPLIYSLRNKDVNNSLTKLRNKGWL encoded by the coding sequence ATGGACAAAGGAAACTGTTCTGTAACTGAGTTCCTTCTTTTAGGAATTACCAATGACCCTGACATAAAAGTGGTTCTATTCATTGTGTTTCTAGGTGTTTATCTCACTATTCTGCTAACAAATATTGGCATGATCATTTTGATCAGAATGGATCGTCAGCTCCACACACCCATGTACTTTTTCCTCAGccagctctctttctctgatctctgctaCTCCACTGCGGTTGGGCCCAAGATGCTAGTGGACTTGCTGGCCAGGAACAATTCTATTCCATTTGCTGGCTGTGCTCTGCAACTCTTAATTGTCTGTGTCTTTATAGACATTGAGTGCATGCTGCTGGCAGTGATGGCCTTTGACCGCTACCAGGCCATCAGCAACCCTTTGCTGTACACAGTGAAGATGTCCACCAGGGTGTGCTCTCAATTTTCACTTGGAATTTTTCTAGTGGCAACTATTGATGGTTTGATACATACAACATTGGCATTTTGCTTATGTTTCTGTGGGTCTAATGAAATTCatcatttcttctgtgatttaCCCCCACTTTTGCTCCTTTCCTGTTCTGACACACAAGTGAATGAGCTGGTGTTATTCACACTTTATGGTTTCATTGAACTGAGCACTATTTCCGGAGTTCTTTTCTCCTATTGTTACATCATCTCATCAGTCCTAAAGATCCGCTCTGCTGGAGGGCAATACAAAGCTTTCTCCACCTGTGCATCTCACTTAACTGCAGTTGTGATTTTCCAGGGCACAATTCTCTTCATGTATTTCAGGCCAAGTTCTGCTTACTCTCTAGACCAAGACAAAATGACATCACTTTTTTATCTCCTTATCATTCCCATGATGAACCCTCTCATTTACAGTCTACGTAACAAGGATGTGAACAATTCCTTGACAAAACTAAGGAATAAAGGGTGGTTATAA
- the LOC101596068 gene encoding olfactory receptor-like protein OLF2, translated as MPAENCTVFTDFVFLGLSRKQDVQEGLFVVFFLVYGITVIANLGMILLIQLDHRLHTPMYYFLSNLSFSDVCYSSTVSPNMLADFLSDQKRIPYNLCAIQMYAFGAFADVECLMLAVMAYDRYVAICNPLLYTIAMSRKSCTHLVAAAYGVGLVDSAIHTCCTFRLSFCHSNIINHFFCDIPPLLALSDSDTSINEIVMFTFIGCVVGCSIVTILLSYGYIIVTICRMRSAEGRRKAFSTCASHLTAVAVFHGTLLFMYFRPSSSYSMDTDKMASVFYTVVIPMLNPLIYSLQNKDVKGALKKAVSTKLCSQ; from the coding sequence ATGCCAGCTGAGAACTGCACAGTGTTCACTGACTTTGTGTTCCTGGGACTTTCCCGCAAACAGGATGTGCAGGAGGGACTCTTTGTTGTTTTCTTCCTTGTCTATGGCATCACAGTGATTGCTAACCTGGGCATGATCCTGCTAATCCAGCTGGACCACCGACTTCATACACCCATGTACTATTTTTTGAGCAACCTGTCATTCTCTGATGTCTGTTACTCCTCCACTGTCTCTCCCAATATGCTGGCAGATTTCTTGTCTGATCAAAAGaggattccatataatttatGTGCCATTCAGATGTATGCTTTTGGAGCCTTTGCTGATGTGGAATGTCTCATGTTGGCTGTCATGGCATATGATCGTTATGTTGCTATCTGCAATCCACTTCTCTATACAATCGCAATGTCCAGGAAGAGCTGTACCCACCTAGTGGCTGCTGCCTATGGGGTAGGCTTGGTAGATTCTGCAATCCACACCTGTTGCACATTTCGACTGTCCTTCTGCCACTCAAATATCATCAACCACTTTTTCTGTGACATCCCACCCTTACTGGCCCTCTCCGACTCTGATACTTCCATCAATGAGATAGTGATGTTCACGTTCATCGGCTGTGTCGTGGGGTGCAGCATTGTCACCATCCTCCTGTCCTACGGCTACATCATAGTGACCATCTGTAGGATGAGGTCAGCTGAAGGCAGACGCAAAGCCTTCTCTACATGTGCCTCTCACCTAACAGCTGTGGCTGTCTTCCATGGGACACTGCTCTTTATGTATTTCCGACCAAGCTCCAGTTATTCCATGGACACAGATAAAATGGCCTCTGTCTTCTACACGGTTGTGATTCCTATGTTAAACCCACTGATCTACAGCTTACAAAACAAAGATGTAAAAGGTGCTCTGAAAAAAGCAGTCAGCACTAAATTGTGTTCTCAGTGA
- the LOC101610755 gene encoding olfactory receptor 5W2-like translates to MDTGNCSLFTEFLLLGITNNSGMKVVLFIVFLLVYLINLLANFGMIILIRMDPQLQTPMYFFLSHLSFSDLCYSTAVGPKMLVDLLAKNKSIPFVGCALQFFFTCIFVDAECMLLAVMAFDRYKAISNPLLYAVEMSSRVCYQLLVGVYLVGMVDTVVHTIMTFGLCFCGTNEINHFFCDIPPILMLSCSDIQDNELVMFAVFGFIELSTISGVLVSYCYILSSVLKIRSAEGRAKAFSTCASHLTAVAIFQGTLLFMYFRPSSAYSLDQDKMTSLFYTLVIPMLNPLIYSLRNKDVKEALQKLKNKILF, encoded by the coding sequence ATGGACACAGGAAACTGCTCCTTGTTTACTGAATTTCTCCTGTTGGGAATCACTAATAACTCTGGTATGAAAGTAGTTCTGTTCATTGTGTTTCTACTTGTCTATCTCATTAATCTGCTGGCAAATTTTGGTATGATCATTTTAATAAGAATGGATCCCCAGCTTCAAACACCAATGTACTTTTTCCTGAgccacctctctttctctgacctctgctactCTACTGCCGTTGGGCCCAAGATGCTGGTGGACCTGTTGGCCAAGAACAAATCAATTCCTTTTGTTGGTTGCGCTCTGCAGTTCTTCTTCACCTGCATCTTTGTTGATGCTGAGTGCATGCTGCTGGCAGTGATGGCCTTTGATAGGTACAAGGCCATCAGCAACCCCTTGCTCTATGCAGTAGAAATGTCCAGCAGGGTGTGCTACCAACTCCTGGTTGGAGTATACCTTGTGGGAATGGTAGATACTGTGGTACATACTATAATGACCTTCGGGTTATGTTTCTGTGGGACGAATGAGATTAACCATTTCTTCTGTGATATCCCTCCTATCCTGATGCTATCGTGCTCAGATATACAAGACAATGAGTTAGTAATGTTCGCCGTATTTGGTTTCATAGAGCTGAGCACCATCTCAGGAGTTCTTGTCTCCTACTGTTACATCCTCTCGTCTGTCTTAAAGATCCGCTCTGCTGAGGGGAGGGCCAAAGCCTTCTCCACCTGTGCCTCTCACTTAACTGCAGTTGCGATTTTCCAGGGAACTCTCCTCTTCATGTACTTCAGGCCAAGTTCTGCTTATTCTCTGGATCAAGACAAAATGACTTCACTGTTTTATACCCTTGTCATTCCCATGCTGAACCCACTGATTTACAGCCTGAggaacaaggatgtgaaagaagctttgcaaaaactgaaaaataaaattttgttttaa